A single region of the Planctomycetia bacterium genome encodes:
- a CDS encoding creatininase family protein has product MRTLFACLATAAATLFALPDPVKPDPNSPRPIEAVDSVFIEDLTWMEVRDRMRDGVDTVLIATGGVEQNGPYIVTGKHNFVLRGASERIARKLGNTLVAPIVAFVPEGDIDPPSLHMKYPGSISLREETFQALLTDLCASFKTTGFKRIVLLGDSGGNQPGMKAVAEKLNSAWGGAPRIVYVPEFYDYAGLTKWVEAQGIRQQPEGLHDDFVMSAQLLAIDPATIRMQQRIKAGNFRINGVDLAPAETTIAWGRKILDYRADQTVAVIRAK; this is encoded by the coding sequence ATGCGCACCTTATTCGCTTGCCTTGCCACCGCCGCCGCGACCTTGTTCGCCTTGCCCGACCCGGTGAAGCCCGATCCGAATTCGCCCCGGCCGATCGAGGCCGTCGACTCGGTATTCATCGAAGACCTGACCTGGATGGAAGTCCGCGATCGGATGCGCGACGGGGTCGATACGGTCCTCATCGCCACGGGCGGAGTCGAGCAGAACGGGCCTTACATCGTGACCGGCAAGCACAACTTCGTGCTGCGCGGAGCGTCGGAACGGATCGCGCGCAAGCTCGGCAACACGCTCGTCGCGCCGATCGTGGCCTTCGTTCCGGAAGGAGATATCGATCCTCCCTCGTTGCACATGAAATATCCCGGCTCGATCAGCCTCCGCGAGGAAACTTTTCAAGCGCTCCTCACCGATCTCTGCGCGAGCTTCAAGACGACCGGCTTCAAGCGGATCGTCTTGCTCGGCGACAGCGGCGGCAACCAGCCCGGCATGAAGGCCGTGGCCGAGAAGCTGAACTCCGCCTGGGGCGGCGCGCCGCGCATCGTCTACGTGCCGGAGTTCTACGACTACGCCGGCCTGACGAAGTGGGTCGAAGCCCAAGGAATTCGTCAACAGCCCGAAGGCCTGCACGACGATTTCGTAATGAGCGCGCAGCTCTTGGCGATCGATCCCGCGACGATTCGGATGCAACAGCGGATCAAGGCCGGCAACTTCCGCATCAACGGCGTCGATCTCGCACCGGCCGAGACGACGATCGCCTGGGGCCGCAAGATCCTCGACTACCGCGCCGACCAAACCGTGGCCGTGATTCGCGCCAAGTAA
- a CDS encoding SGNH/GDSL hydrolase family protein — protein sequence MKIFLSRMLASLLLFSSAVAQAVEPIGAFAPGARVLFQGDSITDGNRGRSLDPNHILGHGYAFIVAAKHGAAYPEAKLEFYNRGVSGNTVLELEKRWQKDTLDLKPDVLSILIGVNDRGRVPLEQYEQVYDKLLTDAKAANPKLKLVLCEPFVVNHLATTAQQGSPSADVVKRQEIVARLAKKHGAALARFQVALDRATERGPAAHWIWDDIHPTYSGHQILADEWERAVREYWK from the coding sequence ATGAAAATCTTCCTCTCGCGCATGCTCGCCTCGTTGCTTCTATTTTCGTCTGCCGTGGCGCAAGCCGTCGAACCGATCGGCGCATTCGCGCCCGGCGCGCGTGTGCTGTTTCAAGGAGACTCGATCACCGACGGCAACCGTGGCCGGAGCCTCGACCCGAACCATATCCTCGGGCACGGCTACGCGTTTATCGTGGCCGCGAAGCATGGCGCGGCGTATCCTGAAGCGAAGCTCGAGTTCTACAATCGAGGCGTGAGCGGCAACACAGTGCTTGAGCTCGAAAAACGCTGGCAGAAAGACACGCTCGATCTCAAGCCCGACGTGTTGAGTATTCTCATCGGCGTGAACGATCGGGGCCGAGTCCCGCTCGAACAATACGAGCAGGTCTACGACAAGCTTCTCACCGACGCCAAGGCCGCGAACCCGAAGCTGAAGCTCGTGCTCTGCGAGCCGTTCGTGGTGAACCATCTGGCGACGACGGCGCAACAAGGTTCGCCGAGCGCCGACGTCGTGAAGCGGCAGGAGATCGTCGCGCGGCTCGCGAAGAAACATGGCGCGGCACTCGCACGCTTCCAAGTCGCCCTCGATCGGGCCACCGAACGGGGCCCGGCAGCGCATTGGATCTGGGACGACATTCACCCGACCTACTCAGGCCATCAGATCCTCGCCGACGAATGGGAACGAGCCGTGCGCGAGTATTGGAAGTAA
- a CDS encoding HPP family protein yields MRRWFGVELVEVSALEKLVAAFGGGLSIFALIGLSRLLLPDAAASVVIASMGASAVLLFAVPHGPLSQPWPVIAGHGVSALIGVECARQIADPTLAAACAVGLAIGAMHQLKCIHPPGGATAFTAVLGGPAIRDLGYRFALCPILANAVMMVLLAIAINGFFRWRRYPAAWNRPAAAKPSDPAPPSHEEILAAVRSLDSFVDISEEDLIQLTQLLSRHQERPAGPKARA; encoded by the coding sequence TTGCGCCGTTGGTTCGGCGTCGAGCTGGTGGAAGTCAGCGCTCTCGAAAAGCTCGTCGCAGCTTTCGGGGGCGGGCTGTCGATCTTTGCGCTGATCGGGCTCTCGCGGCTCCTGCTGCCCGATGCGGCCGCGTCGGTCGTGATCGCATCGATGGGTGCGAGCGCCGTGTTGCTGTTCGCCGTGCCGCATGGGCCGCTCTCGCAACCTTGGCCGGTGATTGCCGGGCACGGTGTTTCCGCTTTGATCGGCGTGGAGTGTGCTCGGCAGATTGCGGACCCAACCTTGGCCGCGGCTTGCGCGGTCGGGCTGGCGATCGGCGCGATGCACCAGTTGAAATGTATCCATCCTCCCGGCGGCGCCACGGCGTTTACCGCCGTGCTGGGCGGGCCGGCGATCCGAGACTTGGGTTATCGATTCGCCCTTTGTCCGATCCTTGCCAACGCCGTGATGATGGTGCTGTTGGCGATCGCGATCAACGGCTTCTTCCGCTGGCGGCGTTATCCCGCCGCTTGGAATCGCCCGGCGGCAGCGAAACCTTCCGACCCCGCACCTCCTTCGCACGAAGAAATTCTCGCCGCCGTGAGATCCCTCGATTCGTTCGTCGATATCAGCGAAGAAGATCTGATTCAGCTGACGCAACTGCTTTCGCGTCACCAGGAGCGCCCGGCCGGACCGAAAGCGCGGGCATAA
- a CDS encoding M81 family metallopeptidase yields MRIAVGGILHETATFVAGRTTLGDFERGIGLFRGDGILRRFTGANMCPGGFIAAAAERKFELVPLLWTFAYPSGLIERSAYETLKAEFFERLRSAEAADGPVDGMLLDLHGAMVVEGLDDADGDMIASVRAVLGPDRPLVVTTDLHSNHTPLRVANADAIIGYDTYPHVDMAERGREAGELIVRMLQGAVRPRMALRLIPLFWSVRGQVTAHPPMDEVLRRAHEIESR; encoded by the coding sequence ATGCGTATCGCCGTCGGGGGAATTCTGCATGAGACCGCGACCTTCGTCGCCGGACGAACCACGCTCGGCGACTTCGAGCGCGGCATCGGCTTGTTCCGCGGCGACGGAATCTTGCGGCGATTCACCGGCGCGAATATGTGCCCCGGCGGCTTTATCGCCGCGGCCGCCGAGCGGAAGTTCGAGCTCGTGCCGCTCCTCTGGACGTTTGCCTATCCCTCGGGCCTGATCGAACGCAGCGCCTATGAAACGCTCAAGGCCGAATTCTTCGAGCGACTCCGCAGCGCCGAAGCGGCCGACGGGCCGGTCGACGGGATGCTGCTCGACTTGCATGGTGCGATGGTCGTCGAAGGGCTCGACGATGCCGACGGCGATATGATTGCGAGCGTGCGTGCCGTGCTCGGTCCGGATCGGCCGCTCGTCGTCACGACCGACTTGCATTCCAATCACACACCGCTGCGCGTGGCGAATGCCGATGCCATCATCGGTTACGACACCTACCCGCATGTCGACATGGCCGAGCGCGGACGCGAGGCCGGCGAGTTGATCGTGAGGATGCTGCAAGGAGCCGTTCGACCGAGGATGGCACTGCGACTGATTCCGCTGTTTTGGAGTGTGCGCGGGCAGGTGACCGCGCATCCGCCGATGGACGAAGTGCTGCGCCGCGCGCATGAGATCGAGTCGCG